One window from the genome of Epinephelus moara isolate mb chromosome 5, YSFRI_EMoa_1.0, whole genome shotgun sequence encodes:
- the helt gene encoding hairy and enhancer of split-related protein helt produces MASKMKDRKRTPISHKVIEKRRRDRINRCLNELGKTVPMALAKQNSGKLEKAEILEMTVQYLRALHSADFPRGREKGELLAEFANYFHYGYHECMKNLVHYLTTEDRAETKDIKYARILAFLQSKSRVVTEPVFGSVGSMPETSDYLSQLHSSPEHQSHSPSDSVYQQSPPGHFSWHSSTRSPGLSYPAVPLSAHTQQHGGYLSPVQGLDHHYFNFIGHTHANTFSLHSAQHAM; encoded by the exons ATGGCATCAAAAATGAAAGACAGGAAG AGAACTCCCATCTCCCACAAAGTCATCGAGAAGCGAAGACGGGACCGCATTAATCGCTGCCTTAACGAATTAGGAAAAACTGTTCCAATGGCACTAGCAAAACAG AACTCTGGAAAGCTGGAGAAGGCTGAAATCTTGGAAATGACAGTGCAGTACCTGCGAGCTCTCCACTCAGCGGATTTCCCTCGCgggagagaaaaag GTGAACTGCTGGCTGAGTTTGCAAACTACTTCCACTACGGATACCACGAGTGTATGAAGAACCTGGTGCACTACCTGACCACAGAGGACAGGGCTGAAACCAAAGACATCAAGTACGCACGGATCCTCGCCTTCCTACAGTCTAAATCCCGTGTGGTCACCGAGCCTGTGTTCGGCTCCGTCGGCTCCATGCCCGAAACGTCTGACTACCTCAGCCAGCTGCACTCCTCCCCGGAGCACCAAAGCCACAGCCCGTCTGACTCCGTGTACCAGCAGAGTCCACCGGGACACTTCTCCTGGCACAGCTCGACCCGCAGCCCGGGCCTCTCATACCCAGCAGTGCCGCTCTCTGCGCACACGCAGCAGCACGGTGGATACTTGTCACCGGTGCAGGGACTCGATCACCACTATTTCAACTTCATCGGTCACACGCACGCAAACACGTTCAGTTTGCACAGTGCGCAACACGCCATGTAA